One window from the genome of Rhodococcus sp. ABRD24 encodes:
- a CDS encoding class I SAM-dependent methyltransferase: MSSDDAQGIAATFDAAAADFDRVAADVWNPTGQALAFQAGLRPGDAVLDVGSGTGSSALPAAAAVGPNGLVHAIDLSDEMLERGRVKASDRALLNIEFVCADATTWEPPSTVPEAGYDALLSSYAVFFLPEMDQAFARLCRLVRPGGVVGVTAWRDTALREYATTFLDALEPHLPQPLPDRATEMTPAQRLDAPDKLGAWLADAGTEAVEVRTLSNLIPATEEFCWNFVLGSGLRATLTGLSAEVVERVRGDFVGLITDRGLHTVDATTLVGTAKVIAFP; this comes from the coding sequence ATGAGCTCCGATGACGCCCAGGGGATCGCCGCCACATTCGACGCAGCCGCCGCGGACTTCGACCGGGTCGCCGCCGACGTGTGGAATCCCACAGGGCAGGCCCTCGCGTTCCAGGCGGGCCTGCGGCCGGGTGACGCCGTGCTCGACGTCGGCAGTGGCACGGGCTCGTCGGCGCTGCCTGCGGCAGCGGCTGTCGGACCGAACGGGCTGGTCCACGCGATCGACCTGTCCGACGAGATGCTCGAACGCGGCCGGGTGAAGGCGTCGGACCGGGCGCTGTTGAACATCGAGTTCGTGTGCGCCGACGCCACCACATGGGAGCCACCGAGCACCGTCCCGGAGGCCGGCTACGACGCCCTGCTCAGTTCGTACGCGGTGTTCTTCCTGCCCGAGATGGATCAGGCATTCGCCCGGCTGTGCCGTCTGGTACGGCCCGGGGGCGTCGTCGGCGTCACGGCATGGCGCGACACCGCGCTGCGGGAGTACGCGACAACGTTCCTCGACGCACTCGAGCCGCACCTTCCGCAGCCACTTCCCGACCGCGCCACCGAGATGACACCCGCACAGCGGCTGGACGCCCCGGACAAGCTCGGCGCGTGGCTCGCCGACGCGGGTACCGAGGCGGTGGAGGTACGCACCCTGTCGAACCTGATCCCCGCCACCGAGGAGTTCTGCTGGAACTTCGTGCTGGGCAGCGGGCTGCGTGCGACCCTGACAGGGCTGTCCGCGGAGGTCGTCGAGCGGGTTCGAGGGGACTTCGTGGGGCTGATCACCGACCGCGGCCTGCACACCGTGGACGCCACGACGCTGGTCGGTACGGCAAAGGTCATCGCGTTTCCGTGA
- a CDS encoding DUF2993 domain-containing protein, with amino-acid sequence MPTPPKTKRRRAVTISLIVVAVLIVGLIGGELFLRQRATSCMESQFQSQLGSDVNVSLSWKPVLLQMTDKNVPYVKIDSSGSSFGPAQGMEVHARANDIRITDSPESSGTIGSSSADITWATAGILATVQSQPLGNLISTVTTDPAAGTLTFAVGPAGLADLTVRPTVQNGEVVVETVGAAILGLGLPTALVDGIVQSLTDSLQQYPLGMAPTSVTVSDNAVNLTLDGGQYTMPPQDPSVQSGCSIL; translated from the coding sequence ATGCCCACGCCTCCGAAGACCAAGCGGCGCAGGGCGGTCACGATCTCGCTCATCGTGGTCGCTGTGCTCATCGTCGGGCTCATCGGCGGCGAGCTGTTCCTGCGGCAGCGCGCGACCAGCTGCATGGAGTCACAGTTCCAGAGCCAGCTCGGCTCCGATGTGAACGTGAGCCTGAGCTGGAAGCCGGTCCTGCTGCAGATGACAGACAAGAACGTTCCGTACGTGAAGATCGACAGCTCCGGCTCGTCGTTCGGTCCCGCGCAGGGCATGGAGGTTCACGCCCGCGCCAATGACATCCGTATCACCGACTCTCCCGAGAGCAGCGGCACAATAGGCAGCTCGTCCGCCGATATCACGTGGGCGACCGCCGGCATCCTTGCGACCGTTCAATCTCAGCCGCTGGGCAACCTCATCAGCACGGTGACCACCGACCCGGCTGCGGGGACACTGACGTTCGCCGTCGGGCCGGCGGGACTGGCCGATCTGACGGTGCGCCCGACGGTGCAGAACGGCGAGGTGGTCGTCGAGACGGTGGGCGCCGCGATCCTGGGGCTCGGCCTACCGACCGCGCTCGTGGACGGGATCGTGCAATCCCTCACCGACAGCCTGCAGCAGTACCCGCTGGGGATGGCCCCGACATCGGTGACCGTCTCCGACAACGCCGTGAACCTGACCCTCGACGGCGGTCAGTACACGATGCCGCCGCAGGACCCGAGCGTGCAGAGCGGCTGCAGCATCCTCTAG
- a CDS encoding class I adenylate-forming enzyme family protein encodes MTTTLEGVMHPQSSIHTSPLGRATLGDQLRRHARTIGDKPAFISYSADGTRDVCTYRDLDERAARFAHALLDRGVRRGDRIAVMARNGIETVIAYYGALKVGAAFSGINVLFGAREVGDQLAHLEPAVVVAGAEFTAVVDATRSRWLSSSYLVIGGESSEDWISFEAALADSGSTEPDCDVDEHDLAMIVYTSGTEAAPKGVMITHRNYLISTAPAWSWGLRTQPDDVWLYVMPFHTIAGIGSMTTLTMMGATLVLPASTEAGRSLEMIRDEGITVIAQTPTFYISLSNHPLFAAETVGTVQRCMTYGGQVSPHAIAAWSAAAPSVVWGTYWGQSELSQLGAVGWFRTLEDIPDQDPTWIGKPVSHLEIRVVDAEGNDAESGELICRSPSVMSGYFKDPERTAATLRDGWVHTGDIVRQDEAGNLFFLDRSKDMIKTGGLNVSSQEVERALQSHPDVVRAAVVGLPDEYWSEVVTGFVMVKPDSSTSEEELRVYCRDQLANYKVPKAINIVEELPVDPQGKLLKRELRRVHGGVRS; translated from the coding sequence ATGACCACCACCCTGGAAGGCGTCATGCACCCGCAGTCCTCCATCCACACCAGTCCTCTCGGCCGCGCGACCCTCGGCGACCAGCTCCGCAGGCATGCGCGCACGATCGGGGACAAGCCGGCGTTCATCAGCTACTCGGCCGATGGAACCCGCGACGTGTGTACCTACCGAGACCTCGACGAGCGAGCAGCTAGGTTCGCACACGCCCTGCTCGATCGTGGGGTGCGCCGAGGCGACCGGATCGCCGTGATGGCGCGGAACGGTATCGAGACGGTCATCGCCTACTACGGGGCGCTCAAGGTGGGCGCAGCGTTCTCCGGTATCAACGTGCTGTTCGGCGCCCGTGAGGTGGGCGACCAGCTCGCGCATCTGGAACCCGCCGTCGTGGTGGCCGGCGCCGAATTCACCGCAGTGGTCGACGCGACGCGCTCCCGCTGGTTGTCCTCCTCCTACCTGGTGATCGGCGGCGAATCGAGCGAGGACTGGATATCGTTCGAGGCCGCGCTCGCCGATTCCGGTAGCACGGAGCCCGACTGCGACGTGGACGAACACGATCTGGCGATGATCGTCTACACGAGCGGCACCGAGGCGGCCCCGAAGGGCGTGATGATCACGCACCGCAACTACCTGATCTCGACCGCACCGGCGTGGAGTTGGGGCCTGCGCACCCAGCCCGACGACGTCTGGCTGTACGTCATGCCGTTCCACACGATCGCCGGAATCGGTTCCATGACCACCCTGACGATGATGGGCGCGACCCTGGTGCTGCCTGCCTCGACGGAGGCGGGTCGGTCGTTGGAGATGATCCGGGACGAGGGCATCACCGTCATCGCCCAGACTCCGACTTTCTACATCAGCCTGTCGAACCATCCGCTCTTCGCCGCGGAGACGGTCGGCACCGTGCAGCGGTGTATGACCTACGGCGGGCAGGTGTCGCCGCACGCGATCGCGGCGTGGTCGGCGGCGGCACCGTCGGTCGTGTGGGGGACGTACTGGGGGCAGTCGGAGCTCTCGCAGCTCGGCGCCGTCGGCTGGTTCCGCACGCTCGAGGACATTCCGGACCAGGATCCCACGTGGATCGGTAAGCCCGTGTCGCACCTGGAGATCCGGGTCGTCGACGCCGAGGGGAACGATGCCGAATCGGGTGAGCTGATCTGTCGTTCACCGTCGGTGATGTCCGGCTATTTCAAGGATCCGGAACGCACTGCAGCAACGCTGCGCGACGGCTGGGTGCACACCGGCGACATCGTCCGGCAGGACGAGGCAGGCAACCTGTTCTTCCTGGACCGGAGCAAGGACATGATCAAGACCGGCGGTCTCAACGTGTCCTCGCAGGAGGTAGAGCGGGCGCTGCAGAGCCACCCCGACGTGGTGCGGGCTGCGGTGGTGGGTCTGCCGGACGAGTACTGGTCCGAGGTTGTCACCGGATTCGTCATGGTGAAGCCTGATTCCTCGACGAGTGAGGAGGAGTTGCGAGTGTATTGCCGAGATCAGCTCGCCAACTACAAGGTGCCCAAGGCGATCAACATAGTCGAGGAGCTTCCCGTGGACCCCCAGGGCAAGCTGCTCAAGCGGGAACTCCGCCGAGTGCACGGCGGTGTGCGGTCATGA
- a CDS encoding CaiB/BaiF CoA-transferase family protein has product MAGPLTGLRVVEMAGIGPVPHAAMMLADMGAHVVRVQRRSATTPDDGVRDADRAMQRGKRIVLADLKDVDDLAQVRRLVEVADVLLEGFRPSVMERLGLGPEEFADTNPGLVYGRMTGWGQQGPWAARAGHDINYLALTGLLETMGPHDGVPVPPLSLVGDFGGGSMLLVQGVLAALWERDRTGLGQVIDAAMVDGAGLLAQLQWSWRAAGRWSDRRGTNMLDGSAPFYGTYRCADDRFVAVGALEDQFYAALVAGLQLSPEDLPDRWDRGRWAELRTVFAGRFATRTRDEWAEMFDGVDACVTPVLAFGEAPEHPHNTARTSFVTVDGIEQPAPAPRFSRGAGSAPGPAVYDEIDAVVGQWCEPDACGRGIG; this is encoded by the coding sequence ATGGCGGGTCCATTGACGGGCCTGCGGGTGGTCGAGATGGCCGGCATCGGTCCGGTTCCGCATGCGGCGATGATGCTCGCAGACATGGGCGCGCACGTGGTCCGAGTGCAACGGCGCAGTGCCACGACGCCGGACGACGGTGTCCGGGATGCGGACCGCGCGATGCAGCGCGGGAAGCGGATCGTTCTGGCCGATCTGAAGGACGTCGATGACCTGGCCCAGGTGCGCCGGCTCGTCGAGGTGGCGGACGTCCTGCTCGAGGGCTTCCGGCCGTCGGTCATGGAGCGGCTGGGGCTGGGTCCGGAGGAGTTCGCTGACACCAATCCCGGCCTGGTGTACGGACGGATGACCGGCTGGGGCCAGCAGGGTCCGTGGGCGGCAAGGGCCGGTCACGACATCAACTACCTGGCGCTGACCGGGTTGCTCGAGACCATGGGCCCGCACGACGGCGTCCCGGTCCCGCCGTTGAGCCTGGTCGGGGACTTCGGCGGTGGGTCGATGCTGTTGGTGCAGGGCGTGCTGGCCGCGCTGTGGGAGCGTGATCGCACCGGTCTGGGGCAGGTGATCGACGCGGCGATGGTCGATGGCGCCGGCCTCCTCGCACAGTTGCAGTGGTCCTGGCGGGCCGCGGGCCGGTGGTCCGATCGGCGGGGAACCAACATGCTCGACGGATCGGCGCCGTTCTACGGGACCTACCGCTGTGCCGACGACCGGTTCGTTGCTGTCGGCGCCCTGGAAGACCAGTTCTACGCGGCCCTCGTGGCCGGGCTGCAACTGTCGCCGGAGGACCTGCCGGATCGTTGGGACCGCGGCCGGTGGGCGGAGTTGCGAACCGTCTTCGCGGGCCGATTCGCTACCCGGACCCGGGACGAGTGGGCGGAGATGTTCGACGGCGTCGATGCCTGCGTGACGCCGGTCCTCGCGTTCGGCGAGGCCCCGGAACATCCGCACAACACCGCGAGAACATCCTTCGTGACCGTAGACGGTATCGAGCAGCCGGCACCCGCCCCGCGGTTCTCCCGCGGCGCGGGCTCAGCTCCCGGACCGGCTGTGTACGACGAGATCGACGCAGTCGTCGGCCAGTGGTGCGAGCCGGATGCGTGCGGCCGCGGCATCGGCTAG
- a CDS encoding TetR/AcrR family transcriptional regulator has translation MNDDAVASIEEAKSVRAATGGRRSEILSAAARCFAEQGYHTVGMREIATAVGIKGASLYNHFSSKEEIMYAIALGMTRDLVDQHMPLLDAAGTPTQRLTGLIRAHICTLTEKRVEHLVSLRELTALTPEHLAVVTDIRKYYQRRIRDVIAAGVRSGEFAVGNPGLAAIALLDMMNGISWWLRADQDMDDLIENYVGFALDGILQSRRRGDGVQV, from the coding sequence ATGAACGACGACGCCGTCGCCTCGATCGAGGAGGCGAAGTCCGTCCGCGCCGCAACGGGCGGCCGGCGCAGCGAAATCCTGTCCGCCGCCGCGCGGTGCTTCGCCGAACAGGGCTATCACACCGTCGGTATGCGGGAGATCGCGACCGCCGTCGGAATCAAGGGCGCGAGCCTGTACAACCACTTCTCTTCCAAAGAAGAGATCATGTACGCGATCGCACTCGGGATGACCCGGGACCTGGTGGACCAGCACATGCCGTTGCTGGATGCAGCGGGCACGCCGACCCAGCGGCTCACCGGATTGATCAGGGCGCACATCTGCACCCTGACCGAGAAGCGGGTGGAACACCTGGTCAGTCTGCGTGAGCTCACCGCGTTGACGCCGGAGCATCTGGCCGTCGTCACCGACATCCGGAAGTACTACCAGCGCCGGATCCGCGATGTGATCGCTGCGGGCGTGCGTTCGGGTGAGTTCGCGGTCGGCAATCCCGGCCTCGCGGCGATCGCCTTGCTGGACATGATGAATGGCATCAGCTGGTGGCTTCGGGCCGATCAGGACATGGACGACCTGATCGAGAACTACGTGGGGTTCGCGCTGGACGGGATCTTGCAGTCTCGGCGGCGCGGTGACGGGGTGCAGGTCTGA
- a CDS encoding nitroreductase family protein, with translation MELVEAMRTTGTCRYYSDEPVPDEVLHRAFDAARFGPQGGNRQPVRWIVVRDPEVRRQLAALYLPHWEGYYQAVLDGVRSVGAVPKTVESANDFAHHLAEVPVLIVVCADLEGLHPTDAELDRLSVVGGASIYPTVQNLCLALRDQGVGSAVTTLLCHDEIKVKELLGIPDGFITAAHVAVGYPAKGFPTKLSRSPVEDSVSLDNFDTPLFG, from the coding sequence ATGGAACTCGTCGAGGCCATGCGCACCACCGGTACCTGCCGGTATTACTCCGATGAGCCCGTGCCGGACGAGGTGCTGCACCGGGCCTTCGATGCCGCCCGATTCGGTCCCCAGGGTGGCAACCGGCAGCCGGTTCGCTGGATCGTGGTTCGTGATCCGGAGGTCCGCCGGCAACTCGCCGCGCTCTACCTCCCGCACTGGGAGGGCTACTATCAGGCAGTTCTCGACGGCGTTCGCTCGGTCGGTGCCGTGCCGAAGACGGTGGAGAGCGCCAACGACTTCGCGCACCACCTCGCCGAGGTTCCCGTGCTGATCGTGGTGTGTGCCGACCTCGAGGGACTGCACCCCACCGACGCCGAGTTGGACCGGCTCAGCGTCGTCGGTGGTGCTTCGATCTATCCCACCGTCCAGAACCTGTGCCTGGCCCTGCGCGATCAGGGCGTGGGCAGCGCCGTGACGACCCTGCTGTGCCACGACGAGATCAAGGTCAAGGAATTACTCGGGATCCCGGACGGCTTCATCACCGCCGCGCACGTCGCCGTCGGCTACCCGGCCAAGGGATTCCCGACGAAGCTGAGCCGCAGCCCCGTCGAGGACAGCGTGTCCCTCGACAACTTCGACACCCCCCTGTTCGGATGA
- a CDS encoding type IV toxin-antitoxin system AbiEi family antitoxin domain-containing protein, with translation MAGWTDPRREPTPEAGEDLRRLALRQAGYFTTGQALRLGCTAEDIGGRLAEGSWLRIERDLFRLASFPRSDLEEYAKWCAWFEGAAVVSHQSAAELHGLGHLHPSFVHLTTSGASPAPTRRLALHRRELRARDCEQTGTFGLTTPLCTALDLATGGIAQDLLDEVVCDGVAIGRIDPGQLRAECTGHPEQVIERIEHALGSCW, from the coding sequence ATGGCGGGCTGGACAGATCCGCGGCGCGAACCCACTCCGGAGGCGGGTGAAGATCTGCGCCGTCTTGCGCTCCGGCAAGCGGGGTATTTCACGACCGGGCAGGCGCTGCGCCTCGGGTGCACTGCCGAGGATATCGGCGGCCGCCTGGCCGAGGGGTCCTGGTTGCGGATAGAACGGGATCTGTTCCGCCTTGCCTCATTTCCGCGGAGCGATCTAGAGGAATACGCAAAATGGTGTGCGTGGTTCGAGGGCGCCGCAGTGGTGTCCCACCAGAGTGCCGCCGAACTGCACGGTCTCGGTCACTTGCACCCCAGCTTTGTGCATCTGACGACGTCCGGCGCGTCACCCGCGCCGACCCGGCGGCTCGCGTTGCACCGGCGCGAACTTCGGGCCCGGGATTGCGAACAGACCGGCACGTTCGGCCTCACGACGCCGCTGTGCACGGCCCTGGATCTCGCGACCGGGGGTATCGCACAGGATCTCCTCGACGAAGTGGTCTGTGACGGAGTCGCAATCGGGCGGATCGATCCTGGCCAGCTCCGCGCCGAATGCACGGGACACCCCGAGCAGGTCATCGAACGCATCGAGCACGCACTCGGCTCGTGCTGGTAG
- a CDS encoding NAD(P)/FAD-dependent oxidoreductase, translating to MIRASAAPALDTARLTTAVRGGNVPTLLAVTYQLTGDRRWLDERYRPTRSRGMDDNQSGGLSPEVQDEIRAGFVEAVTDWAAGRAPAHALLEGEELMSLMDFVMGEPVPHEFGPMMGEIMGFTADEPARPAPASGMHLNALVIGAGAAGMLASHRLAEAGVEHLVLEKNTQVGGSWWENTYPGAGVDTPSYLYSYSFFQRDWSTHFGKRDEVQEYLEDFARAFDIDQRIRFGTEVTSATYDSAHQLWTVRATGTDGEESVFTANILISAVGLLNRPKIPPLPGLDRFSGTLFHSAQWPDDIDLAGKRVALVGAGASAMQIGPAIADNVASLTVFQRSPQWIAPNDVYFEPVGNDIHWLIDNVPLYYSWYRARLSWIFNDKVHPTLQVDPEWTEPELSINRTNHGHREFYTRYLTSQLDGRPDLIAKCLPDYPPFGKRMLLDNGWYAMLQKDNVDLVTHAVTQITEDGLTDDTGRQHRFDVIILATGFHTDRLLYPMDVVGRSGRTTREVWGEHDARAYLGITVPDFPNLFIMTGPNTALGHGGSFITMLECQIRYIMDVITQMADGDLGAVECRSDVCERYVESVDDAHSKMVWTHPGMNNWYRNEDGRVVAVLPWRIIDYWNMTRTADLGDYLTEEAVPKAE from the coding sequence ATGATCAGAGCCAGCGCCGCTCCCGCTCTCGACACTGCCCGCTTGACGACCGCCGTTCGCGGCGGCAATGTCCCGACCCTGCTCGCGGTGACCTACCAGCTCACCGGTGATCGGCGGTGGCTCGACGAGCGGTACCGGCCCACCCGCAGCCGCGGTATGGACGACAACCAGAGCGGCGGACTGAGCCCCGAGGTCCAGGACGAGATCCGCGCCGGTTTCGTCGAAGCCGTCACGGACTGGGCCGCCGGGCGCGCGCCCGCGCACGCACTCCTCGAGGGCGAAGAGTTGATGTCGTTGATGGACTTCGTGATGGGCGAGCCGGTTCCGCACGAGTTCGGTCCCATGATGGGCGAGATCATGGGCTTCACAGCCGACGAACCGGCTCGACCCGCACCCGCGTCAGGCATGCATCTGAACGCGCTGGTGATCGGGGCCGGTGCCGCGGGGATGCTCGCATCGCACCGACTCGCCGAGGCCGGTGTCGAGCACCTGGTTCTCGAGAAGAACACCCAAGTGGGCGGATCGTGGTGGGAGAACACCTATCCCGGGGCCGGCGTGGACACCCCCAGCTACCTGTACTCCTACTCGTTCTTCCAGCGCGACTGGTCCACCCACTTCGGCAAACGTGACGAGGTCCAGGAGTACCTCGAAGACTTCGCCCGCGCCTTCGACATCGACCAACGCATCCGGTTCGGGACAGAGGTCACCTCCGCCACCTACGACAGCGCCCACCAGCTCTGGACGGTGCGCGCCACCGGCACCGACGGCGAGGAATCGGTGTTCACGGCCAACATCCTGATCAGCGCAGTCGGACTGCTGAACCGACCCAAGATCCCCCCGCTGCCCGGCCTGGACCGGTTCTCCGGAACGCTTTTCCACTCCGCGCAGTGGCCCGACGACATCGACCTGGCCGGCAAACGGGTCGCACTCGTCGGGGCCGGCGCCAGCGCCATGCAGATCGGACCGGCCATCGCCGACAACGTCGCATCGCTGACAGTCTTCCAACGGTCACCGCAGTGGATCGCCCCCAACGACGTCTACTTCGAACCCGTCGGCAACGACATCCACTGGCTGATCGACAACGTGCCGCTCTACTACTCCTGGTACCGCGCACGCCTGTCCTGGATCTTCAACGACAAGGTCCACCCCACGCTGCAGGTGGACCCTGAGTGGACGGAACCGGAGCTGTCGATCAATCGCACGAACCACGGTCACCGCGAGTTCTACACACGTTATCTGACATCACAGCTCGACGGTCGACCCGACCTGATCGCGAAGTGCCTCCCCGACTACCCGCCCTTCGGTAAGCGCATGCTGCTCGACAACGGCTGGTACGCGATGTTGCAGAAGGACAATGTCGATCTCGTCACCCACGCGGTCACCCAGATCACCGAGGACGGGTTGACGGACGACACCGGCCGGCAGCACCGATTCGACGTCATCATTCTGGCCACCGGATTCCACACCGACCGGTTGCTGTACCCGATGGATGTCGTCGGCCGCTCCGGGCGGACCACCCGGGAGGTGTGGGGCGAGCACGACGCGCGCGCATACCTCGGTATCACGGTGCCCGACTTCCCGAACCTGTTCATCATGACCGGACCGAACACCGCCCTCGGTCACGGCGGCAGCTTCATCACGATGCTGGAATGCCAGATCCGATACATCATGGATGTCATCACGCAGATGGCCGACGGTGACCTCGGTGCCGTCGAATGCCGCAGCGATGTGTGCGAGCGCTACGTCGAGTCCGTCGACGATGCGCACTCGAAGATGGTGTGGACGCATCCGGGCATGAACAACTGGTACCGGAACGAGGACGGTCGCGTCGTCGCCGTCCTGCCGTGGCGAATCATCGACTACTGGAACATGACCCGGACAGCCGACCTCGGCGATTACCTCACCGAGGAGGCGGTCCCGAAGGCCGAATGA
- a CDS encoding HNH endonuclease signature motif containing protein: MFDGAGFGVREIDVVDLPDILAAGARGENMLAAQKVLAASMLSKARFEAEVAASGDCDKAWRIAATEVSVRLTCSTTIAERYIETGDMLDESLPELKTAFVAGEVDYPRVRAVVRALTGIAAGTIAAVEPGAVASARELPPGRLEREVERQVLEHDADAAAQQRERMLGERDACVKSDRYGLSSLRATLTAAEGREADALIREVAATVCRHDGRDARTRRADALMAIMHGESRLTCECEQPDCPMRSVVDLPARRKPLVQLVCDVATLLGLSSRPPVLAGHGPIDPDLARVLAEDATWQAILVEMGSAVDRLEGVGTGPAEPEAPEASTSEPNLATDVPVFGRCRRAGTVPARITDCGDRVPAARSAGETIDRLRARLGREPQLRAGRFPDGHGGHVTAPPGALIYSPSAALATRVRVRDGSCRFPGCSVPAARCELDHIVPFDHDRPDGGGWTIASNLQCLCKAHHQCKTMQIWHASMLDGGAMCWTDAHGLTALSLPTGYRTVHAHTTEPGPRPDPETNLGAAQAKPVNARRIAWGGSTPTPHEIDELIDSPTWWEAHMHPDDRPPSAAQIAGILDPELRRLTAELADHHGEHRAIATLRSRRGRSHVGRP; the protein is encoded by the coding sequence ATGTTCGATGGAGCTGGTTTCGGGGTGAGAGAGATCGATGTCGTCGATCTCCCGGACATCCTCGCGGCGGGCGCGCGCGGCGAGAACATGCTGGCTGCGCAGAAGGTGCTCGCAGCCTCGATGCTGTCGAAGGCCCGCTTCGAGGCGGAGGTCGCGGCGAGTGGCGACTGCGACAAGGCGTGGCGGATCGCGGCCACCGAAGTTTCGGTCCGGCTCACCTGCTCGACCACGATCGCCGAGCGGTACATCGAGACCGGCGACATGCTCGACGAGTCGCTGCCCGAGCTGAAGACTGCATTCGTCGCCGGCGAGGTCGACTACCCCCGCGTGCGTGCGGTGGTCCGGGCGTTGACCGGGATCGCCGCGGGCACGATCGCGGCGGTCGAACCCGGAGCGGTGGCCTCGGCCCGCGAACTTCCGCCCGGCCGCCTCGAACGCGAGGTCGAGCGGCAGGTGCTCGAGCACGACGCAGACGCGGCGGCTCAGCAGCGCGAACGCATGCTCGGCGAACGAGACGCCTGCGTGAAGTCGGATCGCTACGGGCTTTCCTCGTTGCGAGCGACACTCACCGCCGCGGAGGGCCGTGAGGCCGACGCCTTGATCCGCGAGGTTGCGGCCACGGTGTGCCGACACGACGGTCGCGACGCGCGCACCCGGCGGGCAGACGCATTGATGGCGATCATGCACGGCGAATCCCGCCTGACGTGCGAATGCGAGCAGCCGGACTGCCCGATGCGATCTGTGGTCGACCTGCCTGCACGGCGCAAGCCGCTGGTACAACTGGTCTGCGATGTCGCGACGCTGCTCGGGCTGTCGAGCCGTCCGCCGGTGCTGGCCGGGCACGGTCCGATCGACCCCGATCTCGCGCGCGTCCTCGCCGAGGACGCCACGTGGCAGGCGATCCTCGTCGAGATGGGTTCGGCAGTAGACCGACTCGAAGGCGTCGGCACGGGCCCCGCCGAACCCGAGGCACCCGAAGCGAGCACGTCCGAACCGAACCTCGCCACCGACGTGCCCGTCTTCGGCCGCTGCCGCCGCGCCGGCACGGTTCCGGCGCGTATTACCGACTGCGGCGACCGCGTGCCCGCAGCGCGTTCGGCGGGCGAGACCATCGACCGACTGCGCGCCCGGCTCGGGCGCGAGCCGCAGCTGCGCGCCGGACGATTTCCCGACGGGCACGGCGGGCATGTCACTGCGCCACCGGGTGCGCTCATCTACTCCCCCAGCGCAGCGCTCGCGACGAGAGTGCGCGTGCGGGATGGTTCGTGCCGGTTCCCGGGGTGCAGCGTGCCCGCTGCCCGCTGCGAACTCGACCACATCGTGCCATTCGATCACGACCGCCCCGATGGTGGCGGCTGGACCATCGCATCGAATCTGCAGTGCCTGTGTAAGGCGCACCACCAGTGCAAGACGATGCAGATCTGGCATGCCTCGATGCTCGACGGCGGGGCAATGTGCTGGACCGATGCCCACGGCCTGACCGCGCTCAGCCTCCCTACCGGTTATCGCACGGTCCACGCCCACACAACCGAACCTGGCCCGCGCCCAGACCCGGAAACCAACCTCGGAGCGGCACAGGCGAAACCAGTCAACGCGCGCAGGATCGCGTGGGGCGGTTCGACTCCTACCCCGCACGAGATCGACGAACTGATCGACTCGCCCACATGGTGGGAGGCGCACATGCACCCCGACGACCGACCACCATCAGCCGCGCAGATCGCCGGAATCCTCGATCCCGAACTACGCAGACTCACAGCAGAACTCGCTGATCATCATGGTGAGCACCGCGCTATCGCGACACTTCGATCACGTCGAGGACGATCACACGTGGGCCGACCTTGA
- the deoC gene encoding deoxyribose-phosphate aldolase yields MSDAVETTLNRTRVAAMVDHTLLKPETSDADVRALVAEARELGVLAVCVSPSMLPLRSVEMGDLVLATVVGFPSGKHHSLVKGAEARLAVDQGAAEVDMVIDIGAAVVGEYNAVLADILTVREAIGAGPVLKVIIESAALTDDAIVETCRVAELAGANFVKTSTGFHPAGGASVDAVRLMAQTVGGRLGVKASGGIRTAEAALAMIHAGATRLGLSGTRAVLDGLPDQS; encoded by the coding sequence ATGTCGGACGCCGTCGAGACCACCCTGAACCGAACCCGTGTCGCCGCGATGGTCGATCACACCCTGCTCAAACCGGAGACATCGGATGCCGACGTGCGTGCTCTCGTCGCCGAGGCTCGTGAACTGGGCGTCCTCGCGGTGTGCGTGTCGCCGTCGATGCTGCCGCTGCGATCGGTCGAGATGGGGGACCTGGTACTCGCAACGGTCGTGGGATTCCCCTCGGGCAAGCATCATTCGCTCGTCAAGGGTGCCGAGGCGCGCCTTGCGGTCGACCAGGGTGCCGCGGAGGTCGACATGGTGATCGACATCGGCGCCGCCGTCGTCGGCGAGTACAACGCGGTGCTCGCCGACATCCTCACCGTCCGGGAAGCCATCGGGGCGGGACCCGTGCTCAAGGTGATCATCGAATCGGCCGCCCTCACCGACGACGCGATCGTAGAGACCTGCCGGGTCGCGGAACTCGCCGGCGCGAACTTCGTCAAGACATCCACCGGATTCCATCCAGCGGGCGGCGCGAGCGTCGATGCGGTGCGGTTGATGGCGCAGACCGTCGGCGGCCGCCTCGGTGTCAAGGCCAGCGGTGGCATCCGGACCGCCGAGGCGGCGCTGGCGATGATCCATGCCGGCGCCACCCGGCTCGGACTGTCCGGCACCCGCGCCGTGCTGGACGGGCTGCCGGACCAGTCCTGA